Proteins encoded together in one Ogataea parapolymorpha DL-1 chromosome III, whole genome shotgun sequence window:
- a CDS encoding Protein involved in pre-rRNA processing: MSDSFFSDPSKKRKRPSRGPEKARKQRAAAPNARQKEIPESSSDIDEEEVKSDIFDESSAVESEEEEEDNSSEEEHAGESAAEKRRRMAKQYLSELQAEAEVYDFDAKDLDDDIIASRLQKDVSEQQGHVYQFIGDKLQLEEAKITVARVPCIGLTGVAVRYPYAFTVSKDMELAKWDVKDEDKKPVKLKFVKGGRKYTEISKEQMNNGHCDEILSVAVSPDGKYVVTGGRDKRIIIWSSENLAPIRVLETRDRRGEVLGLAFRRNTDQLYAACADLKIRTYSVNQQAQLETLYGHQDLVADIAALAQERCVTVGSRDRTAMLWKIAEETRLTFRGGDTPKAGIDFYAEGSIDCVSMIDDTHFVTGSDNGNICLWSLAKKKPLYTERQAHGLEPEKEPWKASAESNLEEARLQVPKPQPFWITSIYAVPYSDIFFSGSWNGEIKVWKLEKELRKFVLIGTLERAKGVVTRISAHLEDEQVRVYASLSKEHRLGRWIDGAKGGRNALYSCVINIEGN; the protein is encoded by the coding sequence ATGTCGGATTCGTTTTTCTCTGACCCttcaaagaagagaaagcGTCCATCGCGAGGACCTGAGaaggccagaaaacagcGTGCAGCAGCCCCAAATGCTCGGCAAAAGGAAATTCCCGAGAGCTCCAGCGATAtagacgaggaagaagtgAAAAGTGATATATTCGATGAATCGTCTGCAGTTGAAtctgaggaggaagaagaagacaaTTCCAGCGAGGAGGAACACGCAGGCGAAAGTGCAGCAGAGAAAAGAAGACGCATGGCCAAACAGTATTTGAGCGAATTGCAGGCAGAAGCTGAGGTGTATGACTTCGACGCTAAAGATTTAGACGATGACATTATTGCCTCCAGATTGCAGAAAGACGTCTCTGAGCAACAGGGACACGTTTACCAATTCATTGGTGACAAATTGCAGCTTGAAGAGGCAAAGATAACCGTTGCCAGAGTCCCTTGTATAGGGCTGACGGGAGTTGCAGTGCGGTATCCTTACGCCTTCACAGTTTCGAAAGACATGGAGCTTGCAAAGTGGGACGTGAAAGACGAAGACAAAAAGCCTGTCAAACTGAAGTTTGTCAAAGGAGGACGCAAATACACAGAAAtttcaaaagagcaaatGAATAACGGCCACTGTGACGAGATACTATCGGTGGCTGTGAGTCCCGATGGCAAGTATGTTGTCACGGGAGGTCGTGATAAGCGCATTATTATTTGGAGCAGCGAGAATTTGGCTCCGATCCGAGTTTTGGAGACCCGCGATCGTCGAGGAGAGGTTTTAGGACTAGCGTTTCGTCGAAATACTGATCAGCTGTACGCGGCCTGTGCTGATCTCAAAATCAGAACATATAGCGTCAATCAACAGGCACAGCTGGAGACGCTTTACGGACATCAAGACTTGGTTGCTGATATCGCTGCATTGGCTCAGGAAAGATGTGTCACCGTGGGGTCTCGAGACCGGACTGCTATGCTATGGAAAATAGCAGAAGAGACAAGACTCACATTCAGAGGTGGAGACACGCCCAAGGCAGGTATTGATTTTTACGCAGAGGGTAGTATCGACTGTGTCTCGATGATTGATGACACTCATTTCGTCACGGGATCAGACAATGGCAACATATGCCTATGGTCTCTGGCTAAAAAGAAACCTTTATACACAGAGAGACAGGCACACGGACTTGAACCAGAAAAGGAACCTTGGAAGGCTAGTGCTGAGAGCAACCTAGAGGAGGCGCGGTTGCAAGTGCCCAAACCACAGCCCTTCTGGATCACTTCTATTTACGCCGTTCCCTACAgtgatatttttttctctggGTCCTGGAATGGAGAGATTAAAGTTTGGAAGCTAGAGAAGGAATTGCGCAAGTTTGTTCTGATCGGCACATTGGAAAGGGCCAAAGGCGTGGTCACGAGGATCAGTGCCCACCTCGAAGACGAGCAAGTGCGGGTGTACGCGTCACTATCAAAAGAGCACAGGCTGGGACGCTGGATAGACGGAGCAAAAGGTGGCAGGAACGCATTGTACTCATGTGTGATAAATATAGAGGGTAATTAA
- a CDS encoding Minichromosome loss protein 1: protein MDSLKQVFVTAGTTLVRHSHDGSKLYVCTNSILKVFDVLNPEREPEVLDILGKVSSFEVGELNGHRYGIVTSRSGVCEYYDLDSLQSMGKLVRSPLSLRDAVFTHGGSMVLCGGSDGELKLVALGADASIKSINTGDQVTAIGYNNIGDLAAVSLSNGDVSIYAYSTAEPVKKHVYTNITEKHKLLDDEDEDDLDIDDSFGTHPPEAKNVAGVCGCDWHPDGDLIAIPTKDKEIEVYDRTNFSSLEFKFKGHVHEKPLVDLKWSPNGAHLASLGQDRKLIIWETASRKSTKVYSLPENGCSLSWGRGDGDFEIVVGTDHGHIIRYESVVPMEETGTREGKVVADEAESEPESEVTGLFDEAPEDDFIVDDDGSGYVEKKRSLETNQPIKHRKVVIDEPAYRPSFEIQPYSPGGTPWNGNRKYLTMNSVGYAWTVKLESYNTVTVSFFDKGLHNEYHFKDLYGFNVASITEDGILLASATKGKKSTIMYKSHDQQDTWIRTLLLQPGEFVSSVTLSKNSIYVATSLGFVRKYSLFGRIERIEKTAPVVACVNSEKYLFTVTYNSGSLNFNVQDLDGKYFQRNEHLPLALASGSYSSYPLKGVFFSLDGDPCVVGSDDFLLILTRWRDPLQASWIPILDTAAGVKKLALGDDIKCWPLGLLKNHFNSIVTRGSEYPSFPLAMPLEIPVKLPITGEEEEEDPEEELVRHITLGELLNDAIQNDDVVDETAQERLADISVKYDAALLKQFGQSCNDSNLHDALYLASKLRDERALHAASKIAERLQLVQLVNKITKLREARLEWDE from the coding sequence ATGGATTCGTTGAAGCAGGTCTTTGTCACCGCTGGAACAACGCTTGTACGCCATTCACATGACGGCTCTAAGCTGTACGTGTGTACTAATTCCATTTTGAAGGTATTTGATGTCTTGAACCCGGAGCGTGAGCCTGAGGTGTTGGACATTTTAGGGAAAGTGAGCTCGTTCGAAGTGGGAGAGTTGAATGGCCACAGGTACGGCATTGTGACCTCGAGAAGTGGGGTTTGTGAATATTATGACCTAGATTCTCTTCAGTCGATGGGAAAGCTGGTTAGATCGCCGTTAAGCTTGAGAGACGCTGTGTTCACTCACGGAGGCTCGATGGTGCTCTGCGGTGGCTCTGACGGAGAGCTGAAACTGGTGGCTCTTGGAGCTGACGCAAGCATCAAATCTATCAATACTGGCGACCAGGTGACTGCAATTGGGTACAATAACATCGGCGATCTGGCAGCTGTGTCTCTTTCCAACGGAGACGTTTCAATATACGCGTATTCCACCGCCGAGCCGGTGAAAAAACATGTCTACACCAATATTACTGAGAAACACAAGCTATTGgatgatgaggacgaggacgatctCGATAtcgacgactcgtttgGGACTCACCCGCCGGAAGCCAAGAACGTGGCTGGCGTGTGTGGCTGTGACTGGCATCCAGATGGAGATCTGATTGCTATTCCCaccaaggacaaggagatcgaggtgTATGACCGGACAAATTTCTCATCGCTAGAGTTCAAGTTCAAGGGACATGTACACGAGAAACCCCTAGTCGATTTGAAGTGGTCTCCCAACGGTGCCCATTTGGCCTCTCTTGGTCAAGACAGGAAACTTATTATTTGGGAAAcagcttccagaaaatccaCCAAGGTGTATAGTTTGCCGGAAAATGGCTGCTCGTTGTCGTGGGGCCGTGGTGATGGTGACTTTGAAATTGTGGTTGGAACGGATCATGGTCACATCATCAGATATGAATCGGTTGTTCCTATGGAAGAAACTGGCACAAGGGAAGGCAAGGTGGTCGCCGATGAGGCCGAAAGTGAGCCTGAGAGCGAGGTGACTGGGTTGTTTGACGAGGCGCCAGAAGACGACTTTATTGTCGATGACGATGGCTCTGGTTACGTTGAGAAGAAACGCTCTCTAGAAACAAACCAGCCCATAAAACACCGCAAGGTAGTCATTGACGAGCCTGCTTATAGGCCTTCGTTTGAAATACAGCCTTATTCTCCAGGCGGAACGCCGTGGAATGGTAACAGGAAATATCTGACCATGAACTCCGTTGGATACGCTTGGACAGTCAAATTGGAAAGCTACAATACAGTCACAGTCAGTTTCTTTGACAAAGGGCTACATAACGAGTATCATTTTAAAGACCTATATGGGTTCAACGTGGCATCCATCACCGAAGACGGCATTCTTCTCGCTTCTGCTACCAAAGGGAAGAAATCTACCATAATGTACAAGTCACATGACCAGCAGGATACCTGGATCAGGACgcttctccttcagccCGGAGAGTTCGTTTCCAGCGTGACCCTTAGCAAGAATTCGATATATGTCGCCACCTCTCTTGGTTTTGTCCGCAAATACAGCTTGTTTGGCCGGATCGAAAGAATcgaaaaaacagctccCGTGGTTGCTTGTGTCAATAGCGAGAAGTATTTGTTTACCGTGACGTACAATTCGGGGTCTTTGAACTTCAACGTGCAAGATCTCGACGGAAAATACTTTCAGCGAAACGAGCATCTTCCATTAGCCCTGGCTAGCGGGTCGTACTCGTCGTATCCTTTGAAGGGAGTGTTCTTCTCTCTTGATGGTGATCCTTGTGTTGTTGGGTCTGACGATTTTCTTCTGATACTTACCAGATGGAGGGATCCACTGCAGGCTTCTTGGATTCCTATTTTGGACACCGCTGCGGGGGTCAAAAAGCTGGCTCTTGGTGACGATATAAAATGCTGGCCATTGGGACTCTTGAAGAATCATTTCAACTCCATAGTCACAAGAGGGTCTGAGTATCCTTCTTTCCCGCTAGCCATGCCTTTAGAAATTCCAGTGAAACTTCCAATTACCGgggaagaagaagaagaggatccagaagaagaattgGTGCGACATATTACCTTGGGAGAATTGCTAAATGACGCAATCCAAAACGACGACGTGGTCGACGAGACTGCGCAGGAGCGTTTGGCTGATATCAGTGTCAAATACGATGCAGCGCTCCTGAAACAATTCGGACAGTCCTGTAACGACAGCAACCTCCACGACGCTCTTTATCTGGCCAGTAAGCTACG